A DNA window from Salarias fasciatus chromosome 23 unlocalized genomic scaffold, fSalaFa1.1 super_scaffold_20, whole genome shotgun sequence contains the following coding sequences:
- the fam184aa gene encoding protein FAM184A isoform X2, whose protein sequence is MATGAGWQPAYSTSTSSTKYTPSPSSSSMFYDGGLTLEYTQDLHLKMSKKIAQLTKVIYALNTKNDEHEEEIESLKEAHEDEVQHIVTETRDKIMQYKSKMADEADLRRRLASLEESVELHEHMKRQALAEFEMYRQRMEDSQLCTEAQHTQRVVSMSREVEEMRRDFEEKLRAFSQSQAQFEAEKRRALEELKVTHRQEVEELLNNQQNQSASSTEDQEKLAKLHRQEVEALMERVEELTKDKVRLVEEYEAKLAKAQEYYERELEAMRRTHQLTTENLLAWKRTEVELRKEFQAQEAALQRSLSKLRSELQKAQEEARENRDKTNRLQTSLANAEGTIKNLHKQLEEAIQDGEIWVMQLKDTEYELEGSRERVQQQATEILHKASQIGSLQATQMAHEATIRNLDQEQSRLKEKINRLEEERQALLNQSQAASDQHKQQVLKLEQSLREEHQSYEKELSRLRVHYEEETLRFKEAQVRALEELEEKHRAMKEEAQQEKEEEKKLLVTKMSQEFEIKRLSLEEQRDRLQQQLDNLKEELSAKLNMANQEVSHLQELVREGEQNLGSAQTQINCLKETQEKLKIELDATRARVRETSNLLTDLQEEIETQKQQHEARVMSIRTEEKQKMDKMADDLDQKWRDALREEVRLLKEELTEEYDADKQAALTQLSQQKELEMMAAREGWQRKVEDLLEQISLLKQSLELQLSQSQSALQQLQSQFNQERELLSQQLKEMQREHQRREHRLQEAHCCALSTMEEARQHQIRALEERLKQEQREEVHALKEAHRRTLDILRQQSDQELQTLRFELEDEGKAKLASLRAELNHLHATAIEHLKQIHLKEHTAAKRELENAMEHSHKQEQELLVRISDLQAEVCSRCNRITDLDHEIHSLNETIDTLTRELELKGKEVLRVRSEANHQIRSVCLCCRAHEQDLAKRHEREMGELSVVHHRETQIMLADFNKAQEVLKDKISALQILLEGTEEKLRNRESRPEDLHIIAELREMVTEREALVKKLVDDKKFYQLELVNRETGFNKVFNSSANVGVINPLIKPS, encoded by the exons ATGGCGACCGGGGCAGGCTGGCAGCCTGCGTACAGCACCTCGACCAGCAGCACCAAGTACACCccctctccgtcctcctccagcatgtTTTACGACGGGGGCTTGACGCTGGAATACACTCAAGACCTGCATCTGAAGATGAGCAAGAAGATCGCGCAGCTGACCAAG GTCATCTACGCTCTCAACACCAAGAACGACGAGCACGAGGAGGAGATCGAGTCTCTGAAAGAGGCCCACGAGGACGAG GTCCAACACATCGTGACAGAAACAAGAGACAAGATCATGCAGTACAAGAGCAAGATGGCGGACGAGGCGGACCTGAGGCGGCGGCTCGCCAGTCTGGAGGAATCCGTGGAGCTCCACGAGCACATGAAGAGACAG GCTCTGGCTGAGTTCGAGATGTACCGGCAGAGGATGGAGGACTCTCAGCTGTGCACCGAGGCCCAGCACACACAGAGAGTGGTGTCAATGAGCCGGGAG GTGGAGGAGATGCGTCGGGATTTTGAGGAGAAGCTGCGGGCGTTCAGCCAGTCTCAGGCCCAGTTTGAGGCGGAAAAGCGGCGggcgctggaggagctgaaggtcaCCCACCgccaggaggtggaggaactCCTCAACAACCAGCAGAACCAAAGCGCCAGCTCCACCGAAGACCAGGAGAAGCTGGCCAAGCTTCATAGACAAGAG GTGGAGGCGCTGatggagcgggtggaggagctgaccaAGGACAAGGTCCGCCTGGTGGAGGAGTACGAGGCCAAGCTGGCCAAAGCTCAGGAGTATTACGAGCGAGAGCTGGAGGCCATGAGGAGGACGCACCAGCTCACCACCGAGAACCTGCTGGCCTGGAAGAGGACCGAG GTGGAGCTCCGTAAGGAATTCCAGGCTCAGGAAGCGGCGCTGCAGCGGTCACTGTCCAAGCTGAGGAGCGAGCTCCAGAAAGCTCAGGAGGAGGCCCGAGAGAACCGGGACAAGACCAACAGGCTGCAGACGTCGCTGGCCAACGCCGAGGGGACCATCAAG AACCTGCacaagcagctggaggaggccatCCAGGACGGAGAGATCTGGGTGATGCAGCTGAAGGACACCGAGTACGAACTGGAGGGAAGCAGAGAGCGAGTGCAACAGCAGGCCACCGAAATCCTCCACAAAGCCA GCCAGATCGGTTCCCTGCAGGCCACGCAGATGGCCCACGAGGCCACCATCAGaaacctggaccaggagcagagccgcctgaaggagaagatcaaccggctggaggaggagcggcaggCTCTGCTCAACCAGAGCCAGGCGGCCAGCGACCAGCACAAGCAGCAAGTGCTCAAGCTGGAGCAG TCCCTGCGGGAGGAGCACCAGAGCTACGAGAAGGAGCTGTCCAGGCTGAGGGTGCACTACGAGGAGGAGACGCTCCGCTTCAAGGAGGCGCAGGTCCGagcgctggaggagctggaggagaagcaccGCGCCATGAAGGAGGAGGCccagcaggagaaggaggaggagaagaagctcCTCGTGACG AAAATGAGTCAGGAGTTTGAGATCAAGCGGCTGtccctggaggagcagcgggaccgtctgcagcagcagctggacaacctgaaggaggagctgtccGCCAAGCTCAACATGGCCAACCAGGAA GTGTCCCACCTCCAGGAGCTGGTGAGGGAGGGGGAGCAGAACCTGGGCTCGGCTCAGACGCAGATCAACTGTCTGAAGGAAACTCAGGAAAAGCTCAAGATCGAGCTGGACGCCACCAGAGCGCGGGTCCGAGAGACCAGCAACCTGCTGACCGACCTCCAG GAGGAGATCGAGACCCAGAAGCAGCAGCACGAGGCCCGGGTGATGTCCATCAGGAcggaggagaagcagaagatGGACAAGATGGCGGACGACCTGGACCAGAAGTGGAGAGACGCGCTGCG GGAGGAGGTGCGcctgctgaaggaggagctgacggaggagtACGACGCCGACAAGCAGGCGGCGCTGACGCAGCTGTCgcagcagaaggagctggagatgATGGCGGCCCGGGAGGGCTGgcagaggaaggtggaggacctgctggagcAG ATCTCCTTGCTGAAGCAGtccctggagctgcagctgtctcaGTCGCAGTcggccctgcagcagctgcagtctcaGTTCAACCAGGAGAGGGAGCTGCTGAGCCAGCAGCTCAAAG AGATGCAGAGGGAGCACCAGAGGAGGGAGCACCGGCTGCAGGAGGCTCACTGCTGCGCCCTCAGCACCATGGAGGAGGCCAGGCAGCACCAGATCAGA GCCCTGGAGGAGCGTCTGaagcaggagcagagggaggaggtccACGCCCTGAAGGAGGCCCACAGGAGGACCCTGGACATCCTGAGGCAGCAGTCGGACCAGGAGCTGCAGACGCTGCGCTTCGAGCTGGAGGACGAGGGCAAAGCCAAGCTGG CCTCCCTCCGGGCGGAGCTGAACCACCTCCACGCCACGGCGATAGAGCACCTGAAGCAGATCCACCTCAAGGAGCACACGGCAGCCAAACGGGAGCTGGAGAACGCCATGGAGCACAGCCACAAGCAG GAGCAAGAGCTGCTGGTGCGCATCTCCGACCTGCAGGCGGAGGTGTGCTCCCGCTGCAACCGCATCACCGACCTGGACCACGAGATCCACTCCCTGAACGAGACCATCGACACGCTGACCCGCGAGCTGGAGCTGAAGGGCAAGGAGGTGCTGCGGGTTCGCAGCGAAGCCAACCATCAGATCAG gtctgtctgtctctgctgcagagccCATGAGCAGGACCTCGCCAAGAGACACGAGCGGGAGATGGGGGAGCTGAGCGTCGTCCACCACCGGGAGACGCAGATCATGCTGGCCGACTTCAACAAGGCGCAGGAGGTCCTCAAAGACAAGATCTCTGCCCTGCAGATCCT ACTGGAGGGCACCGAGGAGAAGCTCCGCAACAGAGAGAGTCGACCCGAAGACCTGCACATCATCGCCGAGCTCAGGGAGATGGTCACCGAGCGAGAAGCCCTGGTCAAGAAGCTGGTG GACGACAAGAAGTTCTACCAGCTGGAGTTGGTCAACAGAGAGACGGGCTTCAACAAGGTCTTCAACTCCAGCGCCAACGTCGGTGTCATCAACCCTCTGATTAAG CCTTCCTGA
- the fam184aa gene encoding protein FAM184A isoform X1 — translation MATGAGWQPAYSTSTSSTKYTPSPSSSSMFYDGGLTLEYTQDLHLKMSKKIAQLTKVIYALNTKNDEHEEEIESLKEAHEDEVQHIVTETRDKIMQYKSKMADEADLRRRLASLEESVELHEHMKRQALAEFEMYRQRMEDSQLCTEAQHTQRVVSMSREVEEMRRDFEEKLRAFSQSQAQFEAEKRRALEELKVTHRQEVEELLNNQQNQSASSTEDQEKLAKLHRQEVEALMERVEELTKDKVRLVEEYEAKLAKAQEYYERELEAMRRTHQLTTENLLAWKRTEVELRKEFQAQEAALQRSLSKLRSELQKAQEEARENRDKTNRLQTSLANAEGTIKNLHKQLEEAIQDGEIWVMQLKDTEYELEGSRERVQQQATEILHKASQIGSLQATQMAHEATIRNLDQEQSRLKEKINRLEEERQALLNQSQAASDQHKQQVLKLEQSLREEHQSYEKELSRLRVHYEEETLRFKEAQVRALEELEEKHRAMKEEAQQEKEEEKKLLVTKMSQEFEIKRLSLEEQRDRLQQQLDNLKEELSAKLNMANQEVSHLQELVREGEQNLGSAQTQINCLKETQEKLKIELDATRARVRETSNLLTDLQEEIETQKQQHEARVMSIRTEEKQKMDKMADDLDQKWRDALREEVRLLKEELTEEYDADKQAALTQLSQQKELEMMAAREGWQRKVEDLLEQISLLKQSLELQLSQSQSALQQLQSQFNQERELLSQQLKEMQREHQRREHRLQEAHCCALSTMEEARQHQIRALEERLKQEQREEVHALKEAHRRTLDILRQQSDQELQTLRFELEDEGKAKLASLRAELNHLHATAIEHLKQIHLKEHTAAKRELENAMEHSHKQEQELLVRISDLQAEVCSRCNRITDLDHEIHSLNETIDTLTRELELKGKEVLRVRSEANHQIRAHEQDLAKRHEREMGELSVVHHRETQIMLADFNKAQEVLKDKISALQILLEGTEEKLRNRESRPEDLHIIAELREMVTEREALVKKLVDDKKFYQLELVNRETGFNKVFNSSANVGVINPLIKVSLSSLSALS, via the exons ATGGCGACCGGGGCAGGCTGGCAGCCTGCGTACAGCACCTCGACCAGCAGCACCAAGTACACCccctctccgtcctcctccagcatgtTTTACGACGGGGGCTTGACGCTGGAATACACTCAAGACCTGCATCTGAAGATGAGCAAGAAGATCGCGCAGCTGACCAAG GTCATCTACGCTCTCAACACCAAGAACGACGAGCACGAGGAGGAGATCGAGTCTCTGAAAGAGGCCCACGAGGACGAG GTCCAACACATCGTGACAGAAACAAGAGACAAGATCATGCAGTACAAGAGCAAGATGGCGGACGAGGCGGACCTGAGGCGGCGGCTCGCCAGTCTGGAGGAATCCGTGGAGCTCCACGAGCACATGAAGAGACAG GCTCTGGCTGAGTTCGAGATGTACCGGCAGAGGATGGAGGACTCTCAGCTGTGCACCGAGGCCCAGCACACACAGAGAGTGGTGTCAATGAGCCGGGAG GTGGAGGAGATGCGTCGGGATTTTGAGGAGAAGCTGCGGGCGTTCAGCCAGTCTCAGGCCCAGTTTGAGGCGGAAAAGCGGCGggcgctggaggagctgaaggtcaCCCACCgccaggaggtggaggaactCCTCAACAACCAGCAGAACCAAAGCGCCAGCTCCACCGAAGACCAGGAGAAGCTGGCCAAGCTTCATAGACAAGAG GTGGAGGCGCTGatggagcgggtggaggagctgaccaAGGACAAGGTCCGCCTGGTGGAGGAGTACGAGGCCAAGCTGGCCAAAGCTCAGGAGTATTACGAGCGAGAGCTGGAGGCCATGAGGAGGACGCACCAGCTCACCACCGAGAACCTGCTGGCCTGGAAGAGGACCGAG GTGGAGCTCCGTAAGGAATTCCAGGCTCAGGAAGCGGCGCTGCAGCGGTCACTGTCCAAGCTGAGGAGCGAGCTCCAGAAAGCTCAGGAGGAGGCCCGAGAGAACCGGGACAAGACCAACAGGCTGCAGACGTCGCTGGCCAACGCCGAGGGGACCATCAAG AACCTGCacaagcagctggaggaggccatCCAGGACGGAGAGATCTGGGTGATGCAGCTGAAGGACACCGAGTACGAACTGGAGGGAAGCAGAGAGCGAGTGCAACAGCAGGCCACCGAAATCCTCCACAAAGCCA GCCAGATCGGTTCCCTGCAGGCCACGCAGATGGCCCACGAGGCCACCATCAGaaacctggaccaggagcagagccgcctgaaggagaagatcaaccggctggaggaggagcggcaggCTCTGCTCAACCAGAGCCAGGCGGCCAGCGACCAGCACAAGCAGCAAGTGCTCAAGCTGGAGCAG TCCCTGCGGGAGGAGCACCAGAGCTACGAGAAGGAGCTGTCCAGGCTGAGGGTGCACTACGAGGAGGAGACGCTCCGCTTCAAGGAGGCGCAGGTCCGagcgctggaggagctggaggagaagcaccGCGCCATGAAGGAGGAGGCccagcaggagaaggaggaggagaagaagctcCTCGTGACG AAAATGAGTCAGGAGTTTGAGATCAAGCGGCTGtccctggaggagcagcgggaccgtctgcagcagcagctggacaacctgaaggaggagctgtccGCCAAGCTCAACATGGCCAACCAGGAA GTGTCCCACCTCCAGGAGCTGGTGAGGGAGGGGGAGCAGAACCTGGGCTCGGCTCAGACGCAGATCAACTGTCTGAAGGAAACTCAGGAAAAGCTCAAGATCGAGCTGGACGCCACCAGAGCGCGGGTCCGAGAGACCAGCAACCTGCTGACCGACCTCCAG GAGGAGATCGAGACCCAGAAGCAGCAGCACGAGGCCCGGGTGATGTCCATCAGGAcggaggagaagcagaagatGGACAAGATGGCGGACGACCTGGACCAGAAGTGGAGAGACGCGCTGCG GGAGGAGGTGCGcctgctgaaggaggagctgacggaggagtACGACGCCGACAAGCAGGCGGCGCTGACGCAGCTGTCgcagcagaaggagctggagatgATGGCGGCCCGGGAGGGCTGgcagaggaaggtggaggacctgctggagcAG ATCTCCTTGCTGAAGCAGtccctggagctgcagctgtctcaGTCGCAGTcggccctgcagcagctgcagtctcaGTTCAACCAGGAGAGGGAGCTGCTGAGCCAGCAGCTCAAAG AGATGCAGAGGGAGCACCAGAGGAGGGAGCACCGGCTGCAGGAGGCTCACTGCTGCGCCCTCAGCACCATGGAGGAGGCCAGGCAGCACCAGATCAGA GCCCTGGAGGAGCGTCTGaagcaggagcagagggaggaggtccACGCCCTGAAGGAGGCCCACAGGAGGACCCTGGACATCCTGAGGCAGCAGTCGGACCAGGAGCTGCAGACGCTGCGCTTCGAGCTGGAGGACGAGGGCAAAGCCAAGCTGG CCTCCCTCCGGGCGGAGCTGAACCACCTCCACGCCACGGCGATAGAGCACCTGAAGCAGATCCACCTCAAGGAGCACACGGCAGCCAAACGGGAGCTGGAGAACGCCATGGAGCACAGCCACAAGCAG GAGCAAGAGCTGCTGGTGCGCATCTCCGACCTGCAGGCGGAGGTGTGCTCCCGCTGCAACCGCATCACCGACCTGGACCACGAGATCCACTCCCTGAACGAGACCATCGACACGCTGACCCGCGAGCTGGAGCTGAAGGGCAAGGAGGTGCTGCGGGTTCGCAGCGAAGCCAACCATCAGATCAG agccCATGAGCAGGACCTCGCCAAGAGACACGAGCGGGAGATGGGGGAGCTGAGCGTCGTCCACCACCGGGAGACGCAGATCATGCTGGCCGACTTCAACAAGGCGCAGGAGGTCCTCAAAGACAAGATCTCTGCCCTGCAGATCCT ACTGGAGGGCACCGAGGAGAAGCTCCGCAACAGAGAGAGTCGACCCGAAGACCTGCACATCATCGCCGAGCTCAGGGAGATGGTCACCGAGCGAGAAGCCCTGGTCAAGAAGCTGGTG GACGACAAGAAGTTCTACCAGCTGGAGTTGGTCAACAGAGAGACGGGCTTCAACAAGGTCTTCAACTCCAGCGCCAACGTCGGTGTCATCAACCCTCTGATTAAGGTgagcctctcctccctctcagcGCTCAGCTGA